In Brevundimonas subvibrioides, a genomic segment contains:
- a CDS encoding KpsF/GutQ family sugar-phosphate isomerase, with the protein MSSPEAVGEMTEHARSVIRLNIEALQALERTVDASVARACDIILSRPGYVVVTGIGKSGHIGGKIAATLASTGTNAFFVHPAEMSHGDLGMLRHDTTLLAISNSGESRELRDPLLFCQRNGIPVIGMTQRASSFLARMSAVALVMPSVAEACPNGLAPTTSTVMTLALGDALAMVLMDRRGFSAMDFGMHHPGGALGMSLQSVREWMGDNHAPPPTVPLKASFADVVASITAGRKGAVAVLDEDGKLAGMITDGDVRRAFAADVTGVVADDVMNRQPITVTPDQRMSDVVDLLTANRISNLFVVRDGRPQAIVHVAELMQAGYLS; encoded by the coding sequence ATGTCGTCTCCCGAAGCCGTCGGCGAGATGACCGAGCACGCCCGGTCCGTCATCCGGCTGAACATCGAGGCCCTGCAGGCGCTGGAACGGACGGTGGACGCAAGCGTGGCGCGCGCCTGCGACATCATCCTGTCGCGGCCGGGCTATGTCGTCGTCACCGGCATCGGCAAGTCGGGCCATATCGGCGGAAAGATCGCCGCGACCCTGGCGTCCACGGGCACCAACGCCTTCTTCGTCCATCCCGCCGAAATGAGCCACGGCGACCTGGGGATGCTGCGTCATGACACGACGCTGCTGGCCATTTCCAATTCGGGCGAGAGTCGCGAACTGCGCGATCCCCTGCTCTTCTGCCAGCGAAACGGCATTCCGGTCATCGGCATGACCCAGCGGGCCTCCTCCTTCCTGGCCCGCATGTCGGCGGTCGCCCTGGTCATGCCCAGCGTGGCGGAGGCCTGTCCGAACGGCCTGGCCCCCACCACCTCGACCGTAATGACCCTGGCGCTGGGCGATGCCCTGGCCATGGTGTTGATGGACCGGCGCGGGTTTTCGGCCATGGATTTCGGCATGCACCACCCGGGCGGAGCCCTGGGGATGAGCCTGCAGAGCGTGCGGGAGTGGATGGGCGACAACCACGCCCCGCCACCCACGGTGCCGCTGAAGGCCAGTTTCGCGGACGTGGTCGCCTCCATCACCGCCGGCCGAAAGGGGGCCGTGGCCGTGCTGGACGAGGACGGCAAGCTGGCGGGGATGATCACCGACGGCGATGTGCGCCGGGCCTTTGCAGCCGACGTCACGGGCGTCGTGGCCGACGACGTGATGAACCGGCAGCCGATCACCGTGACCCCCGACCAGCGGATGAGCGACGTCGTCGACCTGCTCACGGCGAACCGGATTTCCAACCTGTTCGTGGTTCGGGACGGGCGGCCCCAGGCGATCGTCCATGTCGCCGAGCTGATGCAGGCCGGCTATCTGTCCTGA
- the otsB gene encoding trehalose-phosphatase: MPSNAGTPIPCLPPPPVCARAGLALFLDLDGVLAPMASTPDAVVADPRRTRVLQALDPALEGRLAVISGRTLPEIDRIAGGAARAAAGVHGLHRRGRDGSIHAIPPSAGVAAAVADFHAFAAEHPGVIVEDKGVSAGLHYRGAPRAEAEARILAEDLAERAGLVVQPGKMVVELKTPGADKGTALNAFMAEPAFAGTMPVMIGDDLTDEAGFRAAVALGGFGILVGAPRRSAARYGLTDVDAVLTWLEAVAMEVQPA, translated from the coding sequence ATGCCGTCAAACGCCGGAACACCCATCCCATGCCTGCCGCCGCCGCCCGTCTGCGCGCGTGCGGGGCTTGCTCTTTTTCTCGACCTGGATGGCGTTCTGGCTCCCATGGCCAGCACGCCGGACGCGGTCGTCGCCGATCCACGCCGAACCCGCGTGCTGCAGGCGCTCGATCCGGCGCTCGAGGGGCGACTGGCCGTCATCAGCGGGCGAACCCTGCCGGAGATCGACCGGATCGCGGGCGGTGCCGCACGCGCGGCGGCGGGCGTGCACGGCCTGCATCGGCGCGGCCGCGACGGATCCATCCACGCGATACCGCCATCCGCCGGGGTCGCGGCGGCCGTCGCGGATTTTCACGCCTTCGCCGCCGAACATCCGGGCGTGATCGTGGAGGACAAGGGCGTGTCGGCCGGCCTGCACTATCGCGGCGCGCCCCGGGCGGAGGCGGAGGCCCGGATCCTTGCCGAAGATCTGGCCGAGCGGGCCGGTCTGGTGGTTCAGCCCGGCAAGATGGTGGTGGAACTCAAGACCCCCGGTGCCGACAAGGGCACGGCTCTCAATGCCTTTATGGCCGAACCGGCGTTCGCCGGGACCATGCCCGTGATGATCGGCGATGACCTGACCGACGAGGCCGGCTTCAGGGCCGCTGTGGCCCTCGGTGGTTTCGGCATCCTCGTCGGTGCCCCACGCAGGAGCGCGGCACGCTACGGCCTGACCGATGTCGATGCTGTTCTGACCTGGCTGGAGGCCGTCGCCATGGAGGTTCAGCCCGCATGA
- a CDS encoding glycoside hydrolase family 15 protein, whose amino-acid sequence MTGPAPDRPSLDLAPIGNCAIAALIDRAGCFVWACAPRIDGDPVFSALMDGDAPEHGFWTVELETLASVSQAYVRNTPVLRTVLIADDGSAVEIIDFAPRHAKHARTYRPLAFARIVRPLSGTPRVRIRLRPSADWGARRAEVTSGSNHIHYLCTDVTLRLTTDCPVSHVLDERVFRLESPLHFFLGPDEGYDQEVGPGIGATLERTIAYWRDWVRSLYIPLDYQEAVIRAAITLKLCVFEETGAIVAAMTTSVPEFPESGRNWDYRYCWVRDAYYTVRALNRLGAVDILENYLVYLRNLVDSSAGGHVQPVYGVGLEEDIDERIVTSVAGYRGMKPVRVGNQAREHLQHDVYGQIVLPLVQSFYDSRLLRAGTIDDFHALEKVGDRAFAMHDQVDAGLWEFRTIARVHTYSSVMCWAACDRLAKAADRLGLHDRAVVWTARAAIVRTRIEDEAFVPEEGRFAASFGGQELDASLLQMVDLGFLEPLDPRQIATFHAIERDLKKGPYLFRYVEPDDFGAPETAFNFCTFWFIEALHQNGRDQEAREIFDQMLSRRTHAGLLSEDIALGDDELWGNYPQTYSLVGIINCAVLLSRSWTDVR is encoded by the coding sequence ATGACCGGTCCCGCCCCTGACCGCCCGTCGCTGGATCTCGCGCCGATCGGCAACTGCGCCATTGCGGCCCTGATCGACCGCGCGGGTTGTTTCGTCTGGGCCTGCGCGCCGCGCATCGATGGCGATCCGGTCTTTTCCGCCCTGATGGACGGCGATGCACCCGAGCATGGCTTCTGGACCGTGGAGCTTGAGACCCTGGCCTCGGTCAGCCAGGCCTATGTCCGCAATACGCCGGTGCTCCGCACGGTCCTGATCGCCGATGATGGATCGGCGGTCGAGATCATCGATTTCGCTCCCCGTCACGCCAAGCATGCGCGCACCTATCGGCCGCTCGCCTTTGCCCGGATCGTCCGGCCCCTGTCGGGAACGCCCCGCGTCCGCATCCGCCTGCGTCCGTCCGCCGACTGGGGCGCGCGTCGGGCGGAGGTGACGTCCGGGTCGAACCACATCCACTATCTGTGCACGGACGTCACCCTGCGCCTGACGACGGACTGTCCTGTGTCGCATGTGCTGGACGAGCGCGTCTTTCGTCTGGAATCCCCGCTGCACTTCTTTCTGGGGCCTGACGAAGGCTACGATCAGGAGGTCGGCCCCGGCATCGGCGCCACGCTGGAGCGGACCATAGCCTATTGGCGTGACTGGGTGCGCAGTCTCTATATCCCGCTCGACTACCAGGAGGCCGTCATCCGCGCGGCCATCACGCTGAAGCTCTGCGTCTTCGAGGAGACCGGAGCGATCGTGGCGGCCATGACCACCTCGGTCCCGGAGTTCCCCGAGAGCGGGCGGAACTGGGATTACCGCTATTGCTGGGTCCGCGACGCCTATTACACGGTGCGGGCGCTGAACCGTCTGGGTGCGGTCGATATCCTGGAGAACTACCTCGTCTATCTGCGCAACCTGGTGGATTCCTCGGCCGGGGGTCACGTCCAGCCGGTCTATGGCGTGGGGCTGGAAGAGGACATCGACGAGCGGATCGTGACATCGGTCGCGGGCTACCGCGGCATGAAACCTGTCCGGGTCGGCAACCAGGCGCGCGAACATCTGCAGCACGACGTGTACGGACAGATCGTCCTGCCCCTCGTCCAGAGCTTCTACGACAGCCGCCTGCTGCGGGCCGGCACGATCGACGACTTCCATGCCCTCGAAAAGGTCGGGGACCGGGCCTTCGCCATGCACGACCAGGTCGATGCCGGCCTGTGGGAGTTCCGCACGATCGCCCGTGTCCATACCTATTCCTCGGTCATGTGCTGGGCCGCCTGCGACCGTCTGGCCAAGGCGGCCGACCGGCTGGGGCTCCACGACCGCGCGGTCGTCTGGACCGCGCGCGCAGCGATCGTCCGGACGCGGATCGAGGACGAGGCCTTCGTGCCCGAAGAGGGGCGCTTCGCCGCCAGCTTCGGCGGCCAGGAGCTGGACGCCTCCCTGCTCCAGATGGTCGATCTGGGCTTTCTGGAGCCCTTGGACCCGCGCCAGATCGCGACCTTCCACGCCATCGAGCGTGATCTGAAAAAGGGCCCCTATTTGTTTCGCTATGTCGAGCCCGATGATTTCGGCGCGCCGGAAACCGCATTCAACTTCTGCACGTTCTGGTTCATCGAGGCCCTTCACCAGAATGGCCGCGATCAGGAAGCGCGCGAGATCTTCGACCAGATGCTGAGCCGTCGCACCCATGCCGGTCTGCTGAGCGAGGACATTGCGCTGGGCGACGACGAGCTGTGGGGCAACTATCCGCAGACCTATTCCCTGGTCGGCATCATCAACTGCGCCGTCCTGCTCAGCCGCTCCTGGACGGACGTGCGATGA
- a CDS encoding glycosyltransferase family 4 protein has product MTLSVLFDASRLVSRADRTAPTGVDRVCLAYAEWLLSRSDLAVTAVRTRKEKLVALDPVWFRDCVRGLRARWTGGASERALTSDEQRLIAALATPGRAPESIMGTPPPPTVARTGAASRLWRFLSGPQPRQTSVLPDGALYFNVGHTGLVDATILASLAARGVERIVMLHDLIPITHPEFCRPGDGDKHRERVLSTLRHASRILVNSRYTAHELLAFAAREGLDPPPIDAIHLGLEPSFVGARNGAPTGRYFVHVGTIEARKNLAFLLTLWRRLAEQLGTEAPQLVLIGRYGWENEAVLDHLERSPPLRGLVHQASDLPDTVLADLMAGACAVLAPSSVEGFDLPAVEACALGIPLIASDIPAHRELVPGALLIDPLDGVGWLAAIEAAMRRPPETPPYSAPSWSDHFAKVSGALGLDPVPGAVGTPPDQPARAMGRIASASSS; this is encoded by the coding sequence TTGACCCTGTCCGTTCTCTTCGATGCCAGCCGGCTGGTCAGCCGCGCCGACCGCACTGCGCCGACAGGCGTGGACCGTGTCTGTCTGGCCTATGCCGAATGGCTGCTGTCGCGTTCCGATCTCGCGGTCACGGCCGTCCGGACCCGCAAGGAAAAGCTGGTGGCGCTGGACCCGGTATGGTTCCGCGACTGCGTGCGGGGCCTGCGGGCGCGCTGGACAGGCGGGGCGTCGGAGCGAGCCCTCACGTCCGACGAACAACGATTGATCGCGGCCCTGGCCACGCCCGGACGCGCGCCCGAATCGATCATGGGAACGCCGCCGCCGCCGACCGTCGCCAGGACCGGTGCCGCGTCGCGGCTGTGGCGCTTTCTGAGCGGACCGCAACCGCGACAGACCAGCGTGCTGCCGGACGGTGCGTTGTATTTCAATGTGGGTCATACGGGCCTGGTCGACGCCACGATCCTGGCATCCCTTGCTGCGCGTGGCGTCGAGCGGATCGTGATGCTGCATGATCTGATCCCCATCACCCATCCGGAATTCTGCCGACCCGGCGACGGCGACAAGCATCGGGAACGCGTCCTGAGCACGCTACGGCACGCCTCGCGCATTCTGGTCAACTCGCGATACACCGCCCACGAGCTGCTTGCCTTTGCAGCGCGCGAAGGTCTGGATCCGCCCCCGATCGACGCGATCCACCTGGGCCTTGAGCCGTCGTTCGTGGGGGCTCGAAACGGTGCGCCGACAGGCCGATATTTCGTCCATGTCGGGACGATCGAGGCGCGCAAGAACCTGGCCTTTCTGCTGACTCTTTGGCGCCGTCTGGCCGAACAGCTGGGGACCGAAGCGCCCCAGCTGGTCCTGATCGGACGGTATGGCTGGGAGAATGAGGCGGTTCTGGATCACCTCGAGCGATCGCCGCCTCTTCGCGGTCTGGTCCACCAGGCTTCAGACCTTCCCGATACGGTGCTGGCCGACCTGATGGCCGGTGCCTGCGCCGTTCTTGCCCCCTCCTCCGTGGAAGGATTCGACCTGCCGGCGGTGGAGGCCTGCGCCCTGGGCATTCCGCTGATCGCCTCCGACATTCCCGCGCATCGCGAGCTTGTGCCGGGGGCGTTGCTGATCGATCCGCTGGATGGAGTCGGCTGGCTGGCGGCGATCGAGGCGGCGATGCGGCGGCCGCCGGAGACGCCGCCTTACAGTGCACCCTCCTGGTCGGACCATTTCGCGAAAGTTTCAGGCGCTCTGGGGCTGGATCCCGTGCCCGGTGCGGTCGGCACGCCTCCTGATCAGCCCGCCAGAGCCATGGGCCGCATCGCTTCGGCCAGCAGTTCATAG